The Aminithiophilus ramosus genome contains a region encoding:
- a CDS encoding FadR/GntR family transcriptional regulator yields the protein METKRKALIDRLAAAVDEGRYGKGDRLPPERELAAELKVSRNLLREALITLECQGYLELRGREGIFVRRLPDVAASLRPASLWPSMAMEQLMEVRTVIEAPTAALAARRRSDEEVQRLRLCLSHLRTVHVEGETWDGEGAHWDSLLHRTVVEAAHNDLLQRIHEGLAEVMERYIGQSRRWLFSRLEWPDIVLAQHEALVESVCDGDGERASRVARDHIERALAEHRRLGRLEEFQRG from the coding sequence GTGGAGACGAAGCGCAAAGCCCTCATCGACCGGCTGGCGGCCGCCGTCGACGAGGGCCGTTACGGAAAGGGCGACCGCCTGCCGCCGGAGCGGGAGCTGGCCGCCGAACTGAAGGTGAGCCGCAACCTCCTCAGGGAGGCGCTGATCACCCTCGAGTGTCAGGGCTATCTCGAACTGCGGGGGCGCGAGGGCATCTTCGTCCGCCGCCTGCCCGACGTCGCGGCCAGCCTTCGTCCGGCCTCCCTCTGGCCCTCGATGGCCATGGAGCAGCTCATGGAGGTCCGGACCGTCATCGAGGCCCCGACGGCCGCCCTGGCGGCCCGAAGGCGGAGCGACGAGGAGGTCCAGCGTCTCCGGCTCTGCCTGAGCCACCTCCGGACGGTCCATGTCGAGGGGGAGACCTGGGACGGCGAGGGGGCCCACTGGGATTCCCTCCTTCACCGCACCGTCGTCGAGGCGGCCCACAACGACCTCCTTCAGCGCATCCACGAGGGATTGGCCGAGGTCATGGAGCGCTATATCGGTCAGAGCCGACGGTGGCTCTTCTCCCGCCTCGAGTGGCCCGACATCGTTCTGGCCCAGCACGAGGCCCTCGTCGAGAGCGTCTGCGACGGCGACGGGGAGAGGGCCTCCCGGGTCGCGAGGGATCACATCGAGAGGGCCCTGGCCGAGCATCGCCGTCTGGGCCGGCTCGAGGAGTTTCAGCGGGGATGA